From a single Streptomyces liliifuscus genomic region:
- a CDS encoding SRPBCC family protein: MAHRLRPVGLDFVETAPLRLVFAREIASPPETVYRALAEDVTGWSEWFSAVTAARPTEDGTGRQIRLKGGTRFEETILAAEPSEVYTYRVDVTNAPGARALVEEWRLTRDGTGTRVQWTWAADGTAPFRFAIKLGRAGLGRAFRDAVTKLDRRLSSTHAP; this comes from the coding sequence ATGGCACACCGACTGCGTCCGGTGGGACTCGACTTCGTCGAGACCGCTCCCCTGCGTCTGGTTTTCGCGAGAGAGATCGCCTCGCCACCCGAGACCGTCTATCGCGCGCTCGCCGAGGACGTGACCGGCTGGTCCGAGTGGTTCTCGGCGGTGACAGCGGCCCGCCCGACCGAGGACGGGACCGGGAGGCAGATCCGGCTGAAGGGCGGGACGCGCTTCGAGGAGACGATTCTCGCGGCCGAGCCCTCCGAGGTCTACACGTACCGCGTCGACGTGACGAACGCTCCCGGTGCCCGCGCCCTCGTGGAGGAGTGGCGCCTCACCCGGGACGGCACGGGTACGAGAGTCCAGTGGACCTGGGCCGCCGACGGAACAGCCCCGTTCCGCTTCGCGATAAAACTGGGCCGAGCGGGCCTGGGCAGGGCGTTCCGCGACGCGGTGACGAAGCTGGACCGACGGCTGAGCTCCACGCACGCGCCCTGA
- a CDS encoding DeoR/GlpR family DNA-binding transcription regulator produces MSENQNLLAEQRRALILDEVRRRGGVRVNELTRKLGVSDMTVRRDLDALARQGVVEKVHGGAVPVVEASTHEPGFEAKSGLELTAKEDIARAAAAMVAPGTAIALSGGTTTYALAHQLLDVPDLTVVTNSVRVADVFHAAQRTSGQRQGAATVVLTGGVRTPSDSLVGPVADQAIAALHFDVLFLGVHGISVEAGLSTPNLAEAETNRRLVQSARRVVVVADHTKWGTVGLSSFAALEQIDTLVTDDGLPSGARAEISEHLRRLVVAGEPEDESEPDD; encoded by the coding sequence GTGAGTGAGAATCAGAACCTCCTCGCGGAGCAGCGGCGCGCTCTGATCCTCGACGAGGTCCGGCGGCGCGGCGGTGTCCGCGTCAACGAACTCACCAGGAAACTCGGCGTGTCGGACATGACGGTCCGCCGCGATCTCGACGCGCTCGCCCGCCAGGGCGTGGTGGAGAAGGTGCACGGCGGAGCGGTCCCGGTGGTCGAGGCGAGCACGCACGAGCCGGGCTTCGAGGCCAAGTCGGGTCTGGAGCTGACCGCCAAGGAGGACATCGCGCGGGCCGCCGCGGCGATGGTCGCACCGGGCACGGCGATCGCCCTGTCGGGCGGCACGACGACCTACGCGCTCGCCCATCAGCTGCTCGACGTGCCGGATCTGACGGTCGTGACCAACTCCGTGCGGGTCGCCGATGTCTTCCACGCGGCACAGCGCACCTCGGGACAGCGGCAGGGAGCGGCGACGGTCGTACTGACCGGTGGCGTGCGCACGCCGTCGGACTCGCTGGTGGGGCCGGTCGCGGACCAGGCGATCGCGGCGCTCCACTTCGACGTGCTGTTCCTGGGTGTGCACGGCATATCGGTCGAGGCCGGCCTGTCGACGCCGAACCTGGCGGAGGCCGAGACCAACCGGCGCCTCGTCCAGTCGGCACGGCGTGTCGTCGTGGTCGCGGACCACACCAAGTGGGGCACGGTGGGCCTGAGTTCGTTCGCCGCGCTGGAACAGATCGACACGCTGGTCACGGACGACGGGCTGCCCTCCGGGGCGCGTGCGGAGATCTCCGAGCATCTGCGGCGCCTGGTGGTGGCGGGCGAGCCCGAGGACGAGAGCGAGCCGGACGACTGA
- a CDS encoding right-handed parallel beta-helix repeat-containing protein gives MAQGTVQVTHTGTSRWRRRTGEYASLAAALEAAADGDVLTVAAGTYRENLVVQRAVTLRGPEGSSGSVRIAPVDGVPLTVRASAVVQDLLVEGQDSAAPALLVEEGTPELMDIRIVTRSAAGIEVRGGARPTVRRCTVDNPAGVGIAVLDGGGGVFEECEVVAAGQSGVSVRGGAHPRLERCRIHHTSGAGLSATGEQSALEAIGCEVYEVRGSGVQVTARATAHLTDCDVHRTTADGITLDTDAVLTLADCRIHDIPENAVDLRSRSVLTMTRSTVRQFGRNGLSVWDPGTRVDANQCEIHDSTGDYPAVWVSDGATVVLDSCRVHDVPDALFVLDRGSRADVVDSDISQVRNTAVSVSDGATAQLDDCRIRDAATGAWFRDHGSGGTLNGCTVDGTQTGVIVTKGADPTIERCTVTSPAEAGFYVSAGGRGTFNGCRVTDSGGYGFHVLDGCRTTLKKCRTERCARGGYEFADAGGDQASGTGPVVEDCTSDESAGVRPPAQETAVQTTSQSPGLLGAIPGQRITEQEPLVAPEEPDQPARSSTAVLGELDALVGLESVKREVRALTDMIEVGRRRQQAGLKAASARRHLVFTGSPGTGKTTVGRLYGEILASLGVLEKGHLVEVSRVDLVGEHIGSTAIRTQEAFDRARGGVLFIDEAYALSPEDSGRDFGREAIDTLVKLMEDHREAVVVIVAGYTAEMERFLTVNPGVASRFSRTITFGDYDSEELLRIVEQQAEEHEYRIAAGAGEALIKYFTAIPKGPAFGNGRTARQTFEAMVERHAGRVAQLPEPSKDDLTLLYAEDLPELP, from the coding sequence TCCTCACCGTCGCCGCCGGAACCTACCGGGAGAACCTCGTCGTCCAGCGGGCGGTGACACTGCGCGGCCCCGAGGGCTCATCCGGTTCCGTGCGCATCGCTCCCGTCGACGGGGTACCGCTCACCGTGCGCGCCTCCGCGGTGGTCCAGGACCTGCTCGTGGAAGGACAGGACTCGGCCGCGCCCGCCCTGCTCGTCGAGGAGGGCACACCCGAGCTGATGGACATCCGGATCGTCACCCGGTCCGCGGCCGGTATCGAGGTGCGCGGCGGCGCGCGCCCTACGGTGCGGCGCTGCACCGTCGACAACCCCGCGGGGGTCGGTATCGCCGTACTGGACGGCGGGGGCGGGGTGTTCGAGGAGTGCGAGGTCGTGGCGGCCGGCCAGTCGGGCGTCTCCGTGCGCGGCGGTGCCCATCCGCGTCTGGAGCGCTGCCGGATCCACCACACCTCGGGCGCCGGCCTGTCGGCGACGGGCGAGCAGTCCGCGCTCGAAGCCATCGGCTGCGAGGTGTACGAGGTCAGGGGCAGCGGAGTACAGGTCACCGCGCGGGCCACGGCACATCTCACCGACTGCGATGTGCACCGTACGACCGCGGACGGCATCACGCTCGACACGGACGCCGTTCTGACGCTCGCCGACTGCCGCATCCACGACATCCCGGAGAACGCGGTCGACCTGCGGTCCCGCTCCGTCCTCACCATGACCCGTTCCACCGTGCGGCAGTTCGGGCGCAACGGTCTGTCGGTCTGGGACCCGGGCACGCGCGTGGACGCCAACCAGTGCGAGATCCACGACAGTACGGGCGACTACCCCGCGGTGTGGGTCAGCGACGGCGCGACGGTGGTGCTCGACTCCTGCCGGGTGCACGACGTGCCGGACGCGCTGTTCGTGCTGGACCGCGGCTCGCGCGCGGACGTCGTCGACAGCGACATCTCGCAGGTCCGCAACACGGCCGTGTCGGTGAGCGACGGCGCGACCGCGCAGCTCGACGACTGCCGGATCCGGGACGCGGCGACGGGCGCCTGGTTCCGCGACCACGGCAGCGGCGGCACGCTGAACGGCTGCACCGTGGACGGCACTCAGACGGGCGTGATCGTCACCAAGGGCGCCGATCCCACCATCGAGCGGTGCACGGTCACCTCGCCCGCGGAGGCCGGTTTCTATGTGTCGGCGGGCGGCCGCGGCACCTTCAACGGCTGCCGCGTCACGGACAGCGGCGGCTACGGCTTCCATGTGCTCGACGGCTGCCGTACGACGCTGAAGAAGTGCCGTACGGAGCGCTGTGCGCGCGGTGGCTACGAGTTCGCGGACGCCGGTGGCGACCAGGCGTCCGGCACGGGCCCCGTGGTCGAGGACTGCACGAGCGACGAGAGCGCGGGGGTTCGGCCTCCGGCGCAGGAGACCGCCGTACAGACCACGAGTCAGTCTCCCGGTCTGCTGGGGGCGATCCCGGGGCAGCGCATCACCGAGCAGGAGCCGCTCGTCGCACCCGAGGAGCCCGACCAGCCCGCGCGCTCGTCGACGGCCGTGCTCGGTGAACTCGACGCGCTGGTGGGCCTGGAGAGCGTCAAGCGCGAGGTGCGGGCCCTCACCGACATGATCGAGGTGGGCCGCCGCCGCCAGCAGGCGGGTCTGAAGGCGGCCTCGGCGCGACGCCATCTGGTCTTCACGGGGTCCCCGGGCACCGGCAAGACGACGGTCGGCCGGCTGTACGGCGAGATCCTGGCCTCGCTCGGAGTGCTGGAGAAGGGTCATCTCGTCGAGGTGTCCCGGGTGGACCTGGTCGGCGAGCACATCGGCTCCACGGCCATCCGTACGCAGGAGGCCTTCGACCGGGCGCGCGGCGGTGTGCTGTTCATCGACGAGGCGTACGCGCTCTCGCCGGAGGACTCGGGGCGCGACTTCGGCCGCGAGGCCATCGACACACTTGTGAAGCTGATGGAGGACCACCGGGAGGCGGTGGTGGTGATCGTCGCGGGCTACACGGCCGAGATGGAGCGCTTCCTGACCGTCAACCCCGGTGTGGCGTCCCGGTTCTCACGGACCATCACCTTCGGGGACTACGACTCCGAGGAGTTGCTGCGGATCGTGGAGCAGCAGGCCGAGGAGCACGAGTACCGGATCGCGGCGGGTGCGGGCGAGGCGCTGATCAAGTACTTCACGGCGATCCCGAAGGGGCCCGCGTTCGGCAACGGCCGCACGGCGCGGCAGACGTTCGAGGCGATGGTGGAGCGGCACGCGGGGCGGGTCGCCCAGCTCCCCGAACCGAGCAAGGACGACCTCACCCTCCTGTACGCGGAGGACCTCCCGGAGCTCCCCTGA